In a genomic window of Perognathus longimembris pacificus isolate PPM17 chromosome 21, ASM2315922v1, whole genome shotgun sequence:
- the Zfp42 gene encoding zinc finger protein 42 homolog translates to MFSARAHSVFSKLVFVRGSSPGSERARSGYCSATNLHENKMSQQMNRRAKPSGLQGLREETLHNEDDMLYEISHIVGDDDFSDCYIECVVRGEMSESVPQEEFLDSFAILKEETEKNLSEQILEATSSLLGRSLTHMPKGAQQEPPHHSSEKNSPSGGSEHTACKKLPSGGPPTVHMDPKPVTEDTGEEPEDGNGCGALTFLICPERGCMKMVRNKSALKRHALVHSPRKFLCAECGRAFAENSKLKRHAVVHSGERPFQCTFEGCGKRFSLDFNLRTHVRIHTGEKPFKCPFDGCQRKFTQASNMRAHLLTHMKKTKNP, encoded by the coding sequence ATGTTCTCTGCCAGAGCTCATAGTGTTTTCTCTAAACTGGTATTTGTTAGAGGCAGCTCACCTGGATCAGAACGTGCCAGAAGTGGTTATTGTTCTGCTACAAACCTTCACGAGAACAAGATGAGTCAGCAGATGAACAGAAGAGCAAAGCCCAGCGGCCTCCAAGGCCTGCGTGAAGAAACCCTCCACAATGAAGATGACATGCTGTATGAGATTAGCCATATCGTTGGAGATGATGATTTTTCAGACTGCTACATAGAATGTGTAGTAAGAGGTGAGATGTCTGAATCTGTCCCACAAGAGGAGTTCCTTGACTCCTTTGCAATCctgaaggaagaaacagaaaaaaatctttctgaacAGATTCTTGAGGCGACTAGCTCCCTGCTTGGGCGTTCTTTGACACACATGCCCAAAGGAGCCCAACAAGAGCCTCCTCACCATAGCTCTGAAAAGAATTCACCTTCTGGAGGTTCTGAGCACACAGCGTGCAAGAAGCTCCCTTCTGGAGGGCCCCCCACTGTCCACATGGATCCTAAGCCAGTCACAGAAGACACTGGAGAGGAGCCAGAAGATGGTAATGGGTGTGGTGCGCTAACATTCTTAATTTGTCCTGAGAGGGGCTGCATGAAAATGGTAAGAAATAAGTCAGCTCTGAAGAGGCATGCCCTGGTTCACAGCCCTCGGAAGTTCTTGTGTGCCGAATGCGGGCGTGCTTTCGCAGAGAACTCAAAGCTCAAGAGACATGCCGTAGTGCACAGCGGGGAGAGGCCATTCCAGTGCACCTTTGAAGGCTGTGGGAAGCGCTTCTCCCTGGACTTCAACTTGCGCACCCACGTCCGCATCCACACCGGGGAGAAGCCTTTCAAGTGTCCCTTCGATGGCTGTCAGAGGAAGTTTACTCAGGCTAGTAACATGAGGGCCCACCTCTTAACTCATATGAAGAAGACAAAGAACCCATAA